In Polyangiaceae bacterium, the genomic window CGTCGCGTCGCTTCTTGCGCTTCATGCTCATCGGGGCCGACCTCGCGCGAGGTCACGTAGCTTCTCAATTCTTCCGCGCGCCGATCGATGTCAAGAGCGGGAGTGTCCGCAAAGGATTCGCGTGCAGATACTCCGCGGATTTGTGGTGGGTGACAGCTCGACGTGTCCCCGAACGGTGGTGCGCGAACGGGCTTGACGTTCTTCGCGGGATTGCTTCCGCGTTCAACCCGTCTCCGCGCTGTCGAGCGCGTGTACGTCCGCTTCCACGTCGATGTCGACCCGGATGCCGCGCGGGTCCCGCTTCACGGTGACCTCTGCCTGCACGCGTCCGAGCGTTCCGCCCGACCGCAGCTGCGCCTCCAGGCACGCCACCCGCACCGCGCGCAGCCGCGCGTGGGGATCGCGAGGCACGAGCGCGAGCAACTGTTCGGCGTCCGCGTCCGGCACGAGGCCGCCGCACGAGGTGAGCGTGAGCAGCACGCTGGTCGAGCCGTAGTAGACCGGGCCATCCGGCTCGACGCGCGTCGCGCCTTCGCTCATCACGTCAGCGGTCTCGAAGAGCTCGCGCCAGCGGTAGTCGTTGCTCTGCCAGAGATCGACGCGCCGCCGCTGTACCACCGGCAAGCCAGCGGTCTTGCGGAGCCCGGGGCCAGGCGAACGCGCGCGCACGAACGAAATGGTACGGGGCGGCGCGCGGTCGCACGAAGTTGTCGGCGAAGCGTTAGCGAAGCGCTTCGCGAAGCCCGGCCGTCGAAACTTGGCCGAACCCCGCCTGCGCTGCCAGCCTCACTCCGAGCCAGGAGGCGACAGATCGTGAGCGAGACCACCACCCAAGAGAGCCCGAGCTTCGTCGGCCGAGACCGCCGGCGCCACCGGATGTTCGTGACGCGGAACACCGAGTACCACTTCCGAGACGCGGTCTGCGTGGCGGTCCGGGACCGCCGCTCCGGGACCTGGCTGCCCTCCCACCTGGCCCTTCAGCGGACCCTGACCGGACGGGTCCGCTTCCAGACCAACGGGGTGGCGATCCCCGACGGAGGCCCGCCGGAGGTCGGGGAGGCGCTCTATTTCGGGGATGATGGTCGGGAGCTGGTCACCAGCCTGCTGACCGCCGTCGAGCGCCCGGCGAAGGTCCTGGTCACCAGCTACCCCTGTCCCAGCTCCTTCGTAGCCCGGGACTGAGGCGGTTGAACCAGTGAAAGATGGGAGAATTCGCGGTGCTGCGCAGGGTTCGCGGCGGGGTGCGAAGCGGCCTTTGCGCACGCCGCGTCATGACGCGCCTCGGGGCGACGATTGGTCGCGCGGCGGGGCCATCTGAGGTTCCAGCGTCGTTGGCATCCTTCTTTCATACTGGAGTCGCCGCAAAGGTAGTTCGGGCACCCCGCCCGCGAGTGGTTCATCCAGATGGCACTTCCGTTCGAGAGCAGCCCGACCCCCAACGATCCCCGCGCCGCGCGGATCCTCGCGAAAACCATCTACCGCGAGCTCCGAGGCAGCGGCTTCTCGGAGCGGGACGTAATGGCGCTGGCCGGCGAGCTCTTGGCCCTGGTCACCACCGAGGTCAAGGGCCAGTCCGGCCCGACCGACCGCTGACCCGAACGAACGGGAGGGGGGCGACCCGGCGGGCCCAGCCCGCGAAATTCCACGGGGACCGATGGACCGTGATTGACAGGTCCCCCGGGATTTCGGCAGATCTATCGGGCCGCTTGTGATCTCCCCCACGCAGTCGAGTCGGTCGTTGTTCGCCATCGTCATCAGCGAGAAGGGGGGCGCCGAACGCCGGGAGGTCTTCGAGCGCCCCGAAGTCAGTGTCGGTCGCGTGCAAGGCAACGACCTGATGCTGCCGAAGGGCAACGTCAGCAAGCGTCACGCGCGCCTGATCTTCCGAGACTCGCGCTTCATCGTCACCGACCTCAACAGCACGAACGGCACCTACGTCAATCGTCGCCGCATCTCCCAGGCCACCATCGTGCGCGAAGGGGATCGCATCTACATCGGCGACTTCGTGCTGCGCATCGAGATGCCGGAGGGCCAGAGCGAGCCGAGCACCGGCGGCGAGCAGACGGGCAGCGGTCCGGTTCCAGCCGCGGTGCGGGCCGCCGCCAGCGATTCGGGCGCGACCGCGTTCCCCGAGCAGGAGCTCGAGGAGGCGAGCGGCGTCAGCTATCCGGAGGTCCCCGGACCGCCGCGCATGCCCTCGGCGCCACGCCCCGAGGCGCCCTCCGAGGCACACCCCTCGGAGAAGATGCCGCTGGCGAGCGTCGTCGACGTCTCGCACGCCGACATCGATCTGCGCCAGATGGTGCAGTCCGGAGAAGAGACCAAGAGCCACCGGTCGGCGCTCACCTCGCTGGTCGGTCGCGTCGTCGGGGAGCTCGACGCTGCCCTGCTCGACGGCATCATCGACGAATCGACTCGCGGACGCATCGAACGCTCCATCGAGGAACGCGCCCACGAGCTGAAGAGCCAGGGAGAGCTGCCCGCCGACGTCGATGTCGGCCGCCTGTCGCAGGAGGCGAGGGCGGAGCTGTTCGAGCTCGGTGCCATCGGCCCCCTCTTGGTGGACTCCTCGGTGAGCGAGATCGTCGCCACCCGCTTCGACGCGATTTCAGCCGTGAAAGCTGGCCGACACGTGCCCGTGACGCCGGGCTTCTCTTCGGAAGAGGCGCTTCGCCGCGTGGTGCGCCGCCTGTGCCGGGCCGCCGGCATGGCGCTCGGGGCCGACGAGACCAGCGTCGAGCGGCAGCTCAGGGACGGCTCGCGGCTCTGGGCCGCGGTGGGCGCCGCGGCGCCGGCGGGTCTGTTGGTGATCCAGAAGCCGCGCCGCATCGGCGCCAGCTTCGAGGAGCTGGTTCGCAGCGGCACCATCTCGCGCGCCATCGCCACCTTCCTGGGCCAGTGCGTGGCGGCGCGCCTCAACGTCTTGGTCGCCGGGCCGCGGGACGCCGGGACCAGCGCCGTGGTCGCGGCGCTCGCGGCGGCCCAGGGCGACTCGCGGCAGGTCGTGTTGTTCGATCTCGACGACGTGTCGCCCTCGACCGAGGGTGTCACGCGGCTTGCGCTGGGTCCGGGGGACGAGGCGGCGCGTGCCCTCGGCATCGCGGCCCACGTACCGGGTGCGCGGCTCGTGGTCGAAGTCGCCAACCGTGCGCTCGCAGCGGCGCTCGTCGACGTGGTCGGCGACGGTGTGTCCGGGGTCGTGGCCAGCGTCCACGCCACGAGCGTGCGCCGCGCCCTCGCGCGCTTCGCGGCGGACGTGTCCGCCGCGCGGCCGGCTGCCGGCATCGCGGCCGCACGCGAGTGGGTGGCCTCCACCTTCGACGTGGTCGTCGAGGTTGGACGCCTGCGCGACAGCCGCCTGCGCGTGCTGCGCGTCGCGGAGCTCGCCGGCGTCAGCGCCGACGAGATCAAACTCTCCGACATCTTCTCCTTCACGGTGGAGCGCACCGCCGCCGGCGGCGCGGTCGAAGGCACCTTCAACGCTGCCGGCTCGGTGCCCAAGGTGGCGGACGAGATCTCGGGTCGCGGCTTCCAGCTCGAGAGCAGCCTGTTCACCCGGCCGCCCTCGCGCTGAGCGGGGCAGAGTCGGGCTCCGTCTTCCCTCGCGCCCGGACGGCGCGAGCCGACTCAGGCCTCGGCGTCCTGCGACTTCTGCTTCTTGGCGAGCTTGCGCCCCATCATGCGCTTCTTCAGAGCGCTCAGCTTGTCGATCATCAAGACGCCGTTCAGGTGATCGTTCTCGTGCTGGACGGCGACCGCGAGGAGGCCGTCCGCGTCGAGCTCGAAGGGCTTGCCGTCCCGGTCGAGGGCGCGCACCTTCACGCGCTCGGCGCGCTTGATCTCCTCGCTCACGCCGGGAAACGACAGGCAGCCCTCGTTCCAGATCTGGGTGCCGTCCAGCGCGACGAGCTCGGGGTTGATGAAGACGCGGAGCTCGCTCGGCTCGTCCTCGCTCGCGATGTCGATGACGAAGACGCGGAGGCCCACGCCGATCTGCGGCGCCGCCAGGCCGACCCCCGGAGCGTCGTACATGGTCTCCGCCATGTCGTCGACCAGCTTGCGGATTTCGTCGTCGACGCGCGGCACGGGCTTGGCCACCTCACGCAAGCGGGGGTCGGGGTATTCCAGGATCTCGCGCAGAGCCATGCTGCCGCGAAACCTAACATCCGGCTCCGGACCCTGCCAGCCCCGCCCCTCAGCCGCGCGTGCTCCAGGCGCCCGCGTCAGCCGTGCGACGTCGTCCGCGCCGGCTTCTTCGGGTAAACGAGCGGCCCGGACACGTAGGCGTCGTTCCCGCACAGCTCCCACACCGGGGGGTCGATGCGCGGGGCGTCCGACGGCGTCTCCGGTCCGGCCCAGTCCACCGCGCCCGGCCGACCACGCGGGCCGAGCATCACCGGCGCGATGAACACGTGCATCTCGCCGGCCAGGCCGGTCGCGAGGAGG contains:
- the tadA gene encoding Flp pilus assembly complex ATPase component TadA codes for the protein MISPTQSSRSLFAIVISEKGGAERREVFERPEVSVGRVQGNDLMLPKGNVSKRHARLIFRDSRFIVTDLNSTNGTYVNRRRISQATIVREGDRIYIGDFVLRIEMPEGQSEPSTGGEQTGSGPVPAAVRAAASDSGATAFPEQELEEASGVSYPEVPGPPRMPSAPRPEAPSEAHPSEKMPLASVVDVSHADIDLRQMVQSGEETKSHRSALTSLVGRVVGELDAALLDGIIDESTRGRIERSIEERAHELKSQGELPADVDVGRLSQEARAELFELGAIGPLLVDSSVSEIVATRFDAISAVKAGRHVPVTPGFSSEEALRRVVRRLCRAAGMALGADETSVERQLRDGSRLWAAVGAAAPAGLLVIQKPRRIGASFEELVRSGTISRAIATFLGQCVAARLNVLVAGPRDAGTSAVVAALAAAQGDSRQVVLFDLDDVSPSTEGVTRLALGPGDEAARALGIAAHVPGARLVVEVANRALAAALVDVVGDGVSGVVASVHATSVRRALARFAADVSAARPAAGIAAAREWVASTFDVVVEVGRLRDSRLRVLRVAELAGVSADEIKLSDIFSFTVERTAAGGAVEGTFNAAGSVPKVADEISGRGFQLESSLFTRPPSR
- a CDS encoding peptide deformylase is translated as MALREILEYPDPRLREVAKPVPRVDDEIRKLVDDMAETMYDAPGVGLAAPQIGVGLRVFVIDIASEDEPSELRVFINPELVALDGTQIWNEGCLSFPGVSEEIKRAERVKVRALDRDGKPFELDADGLLAVAVQHENDHLNGVLMIDKLSALKKRMMGRKLAKKQKSQDAEA